The following are encoded together in the Pedobacter steynii genome:
- a CDS encoding Crp/Fnr family transcriptional regulator, producing MEGLNKMRDLISSFVNLADEEWQQFSKSLSQKTFPKGSFLCREGQVENYIFFLVKGATRNYFLKDGKEFTVDFLFAGDMVTAYYSFITREPSMIAIQAIEDIEAILIPYQLLQDFYRNSHSGERIGRLIAERQYKNRLEREMELLSSTAEERYGQLMKRNPELIRKTAVKHLSTYLGVQPESLSRIRKLYSRN from the coding sequence ATGGAAGGTTTAAACAAAATGCGTGATCTGATCTCTTCCTTCGTCAATTTAGCAGATGAAGAATGGCAGCAGTTCTCTAAGTCATTATCGCAAAAGACCTTTCCAAAAGGAAGTTTCCTCTGTAGAGAGGGGCAGGTAGAAAATTATATTTTTTTTCTTGTAAAAGGAGCAACCCGTAATTACTTCTTAAAGGACGGTAAAGAATTTACAGTCGACTTTCTGTTTGCGGGGGATATGGTTACGGCTTATTACTCCTTTATCACCCGCGAACCATCTATGATAGCAATTCAGGCAATCGAAGACATAGAAGCCATACTGATTCCTTATCAGTTGCTTCAGGACTTTTATCGGAATTCGCATTCCGGAGAGCGAATAGGCAGATTGATTGCGGAACGTCAATATAAAAACAGACTGGAAAGAGAAATGGAGTTGCTTTCATCAACGGCAGAAGAACGATATGGCCAACTCATGAAGCGTAACCCGGAGCTCATCAGAAAAACTGCTGTAAAACATCTTTCTACCTATCTGGGTGTTCAGCCTGAAAGTCTGAGCAGGATCAGAAAGCTATATTCCCGAAACTAA
- a CDS encoding DUF4159 domain-containing protein encodes MQRSRFTFARIKYRSGDWDTDQRMPSNLLNSLLEYTTIPLDQEEKIVELSSHDLFKYPFCYLSGHKLVQFSQQEAANFKRYVNNGGFVFVDDCNHDIDGLFAKSFETQMSSLFGAQALKKIPNDHKIYHSFFKFEKGPPTTSFELNGWGDDLVHDYLKAITVNGRIGVLYSNKDYGCEWDYDFRNKRFLAEDNTKFGVNIILYAMGINS; translated from the coding sequence ATGCAACGATCGAGGTTTACTTTTGCCAGAATAAAATACAGATCCGGAGATTGGGATACCGATCAGCGGATGCCCTCCAACTTGCTCAACTCCCTGTTAGAGTATACCACTATTCCTTTAGATCAGGAAGAAAAGATTGTTGAATTGAGCAGCCATGACCTATTTAAATATCCATTTTGTTATCTGAGCGGTCATAAACTCGTTCAGTTTAGTCAGCAGGAGGCGGCTAATTTTAAAAGATATGTCAACAATGGAGGCTTTGTATTTGTTGACGATTGCAACCATGATATTGACGGTTTGTTTGCTAAATCATTTGAAACGCAGATGAGCAGCTTATTTGGAGCTCAGGCACTTAAAAAGATACCGAATGACCATAAAATTTACCATTCCTTTTTTAAGTTTGAAAAGGGCCCTCCCACTACTTCTTTTGAACTCAATGGCTGGGGTGATGACCTGGTTCATGATTACCTGAAGGCCATCACCGTTAACGGCCGTATTGGTGTACTATATAGTAATAAAGACTATGGATGTGAATGGGATTATGATTTCAGAAACAAACGTTTCCTGGCTGAAGACAATACCAAGTTTGGTGTAAATATCATTCTATATGCAATGGGCATTAACAGTTAG